A genome region from Musa acuminata AAA Group cultivar baxijiao chromosome BXJ3-5, Cavendish_Baxijiao_AAA, whole genome shotgun sequence includes the following:
- the LOC135637625 gene encoding histone acetyltransferase TAP1-like, translated as MVPAVKCLESLVFSPHSPSPYLISLPRSLARHPFTITTKIGGIKLRRIRRCLGHINAERTMPFGASIPSPPPTYLVHHLACWFQVSNKCWIHNGLSGFVPAKRRAMVLPLRASFWDSIKSGFLKNNNSTQVVEPPSTFMEEDPFPQDIVLLEKTQPDGTFEQIIFSSAGDVDVYDVQALCDKVGWPRRPLTKIAASLKNSYLVATLHLISRSPGTEGIDQKQLIGMARATSDHAFNATIWDVLVDPSYQGQGLGKALVEQLIRVLLQRDIGNITLFADNKVVDFYKNLGFEADPEGIKGMFWYPRY; from the exons ATGGTGCCTGCTGTGAAGTGTCTGGAATCCCTCGTCTTCTCCCCTCACTCTCCATCTCCTTATCTCATATCTCTCCCTCGCTCTCTTGCGAGACACCCATTTACAATTACAACAAAAATAGGAGGAATCAAACTAAGAAGAATAAGGCGTTGTTTAGGGCACATAAACGCAGAACGAACCATGCCTTTCGGCGCTTCCATCCCTTCGCCTCCTCCTAC ATATTTGGTTCATCACCTTGCTTGCTGGTTTCAAGTTTCAAACAAGTGCTGGATTCATAATGGACTCTCTGGGTTCGTTCCAG CAAAAAGAAGGGCAATGGTTCTGCCTTTGAGGGCTAGCTTTTGGGATTCCATTAAATCTGG CTTCTTGAAGAATAACAACTCAACACAAGTTGTTGAGCCACCTTCAACTTTTATGGAAGAAGACCCCTTTCCACAAGATATAGTGCTTCTTGAAAAGACCCAACCTGACGGAACATTTGAGCAGATCATCTTTTCTTCAGCTGGAGACGTTGATGTATATGATGTGCAAGCTTTATGTGATAag GTAGGATGGCCCCGAAGACCACTAACAAAAATagcagcatctttgaaaaatagtTATCTGGTTGCTACACTTCATTTAATAAGTAGGTCTCCAGGCACAG AGGGGATTGATCAGAAGCAACTTATTGGCATGGCTCGTGCCACCTCTGACCACGCATTTAATGCGACAATATGGGATGTCCTTGTTGATCCTTCCTATCAG GGGCAGGGTCTAGGTAAAGCACTTGTGGAGCAGCTAATCCGGGTGTTGCTGCAAAGAGATATTGGCAATATAACTTTATTTGCAGATAATAAAG TGGTGGATTTCTACAAGAATTTGGGATTTGAAGCTGATCCTGAAGGTATCAAGGGCATGTTCTGGTACCCAAGATATTAG
- the LOC135639197 gene encoding GCN5-related N-acetyltransferase 3, chloroplastic-like isoform X2 has product MAVTCATLPSRVSASASASACFPFSYSLNPSLNPQPKARKPPPPITISANPSHVDPFQLRDLLAAANHSCHRFPALTPDGRAESADPEKLRVALHHSSVVVSVFCRSKFLAEDGCGEGRYDVSPFTFEKLFDRVMPAERDRRLVGFGRAVSDGGLTASIHDVVGRGIGRKIVERITRIITGRGIYDISALCSENESLFFKACGFGEDCLGSTTMMYTRTATGFLTNNQAIQPAGRMLLLVPPARVPCHCK; this is encoded by the exons atggcCGTCACCTGCGCTACCCTCCCCAGTAGagtctccgcctccgcctccgcctccgcctgttTCCCCTTCAGCTATTCCTTAAATCCCAGTCTTAATCCCCAGCCGAAAGCAAGGAAACCCCCTCCACCCATCACCATCTCCGCCAACCCATCCCACGTCGATCCCTTCCAGCTACGGGACCTCCTCGCCGCCGCCAACCACTCTTGCCACCGCTTCCCGGCCCTCACCCCGGACGGCCGAGCCGAGTCTGCCGATCCGGAGAAGCTCCGCGTGGCCCTCCACCACAGTTCCGTTGTTGTCTCTGTCTTCTGCCGATCGAAATTCTTGGCTGAGGACGGCTGCGGCGAAGGCCGCTATGACGTCTCCCCTTTTACCTTCGAGAAATTGTTCGACAGGGTCATGCCTGCAGAGCGGGACCGACGGTTGGTGGGCTTCGGTCGAGCAGTTTCGGACGGTGGATTGACAGCTTCCATTCACGATGTCGTG GGGCGGGGTATCGGACGAAAGATAGTTGAACGAATCACAAG GATTATTACTGGTAGAGGCATATATGATATCTCAGCCTTGTGTTcagaaaatgagag CTTGTTTTTTAAGGCATGCGGATTTGGAGAGGATTGCCTTGGGTCTACTACGATGATGTATACACGAACTGCCACGGGATTCCTGACCAACAATCAAGCAATCCAACCTGCTGGTAGAATGCTACTTTTGGTTCCTCCTGCTCGAGTCCCATGCCATTGTAAATAG
- the LOC135639197 gene encoding GCN5-related N-acetyltransferase 3, chloroplastic-like isoform X1: MAVTCATLPSRVSASASASACFPFSYSLNPSLNPQPKARKPPPPITISANPSHVDPFQLRDLLAAANHSCHRFPALTPDGRAESADPEKLRVALHHSSVVVSVFCRSKFLAEDGCGEGRYDVSPFTFEKLFDRVMPAERDRRLVGFGRAVSDGGLTASIHDVVVVPSLQGRGIGRKIVERITRIITGRGIYDISALCSENESLFFKACGFGEDCLGSTTMMYTRTATGFLTNNQAIQPAGRMLLLVPPARVPCHCK, encoded by the exons atggcCGTCACCTGCGCTACCCTCCCCAGTAGagtctccgcctccgcctccgcctccgcctgttTCCCCTTCAGCTATTCCTTAAATCCCAGTCTTAATCCCCAGCCGAAAGCAAGGAAACCCCCTCCACCCATCACCATCTCCGCCAACCCATCCCACGTCGATCCCTTCCAGCTACGGGACCTCCTCGCCGCCGCCAACCACTCTTGCCACCGCTTCCCGGCCCTCACCCCGGACGGCCGAGCCGAGTCTGCCGATCCGGAGAAGCTCCGCGTGGCCCTCCACCACAGTTCCGTTGTTGTCTCTGTCTTCTGCCGATCGAAATTCTTGGCTGAGGACGGCTGCGGCGAAGGCCGCTATGACGTCTCCCCTTTTACCTTCGAGAAATTGTTCGACAGGGTCATGCCTGCAGAGCGGGACCGACGGTTGGTGGGCTTCGGTCGAGCAGTTTCGGACGGTGGATTGACAGCTTCCATTCACGATGTCGTG GTTGTCCCTTCTTTACAGGGGCGGGGTATCGGACGAAAGATAGTTGAACGAATCACAAG GATTATTACTGGTAGAGGCATATATGATATCTCAGCCTTGTGTTcagaaaatgagag CTTGTTTTTTAAGGCATGCGGATTTGGAGAGGATTGCCTTGGGTCTACTACGATGATGTATACACGAACTGCCACGGGATTCCTGACCAACAATCAAGCAATCCAACCTGCTGGTAGAATGCTACTTTTGGTTCCTCCTGCTCGAGTCCCATGCCATTGTAAATAG
- the LOC135639197 gene encoding GCN5-related N-acetyltransferase 3, chloroplastic-like isoform X4, which produces MAVTCATLPSRVSASASASACFPFSYSLNPSLNPQPKARKPPPPITISANPSHVDPFQLRDLLAAANHSCHRFPALTPDGRAESADPEKLRVALHHSSVVVSVFCRSKFLAEDGCGEGRYDVSPFTFEKLFDRVMPAERDRRLVGFGRAVSDGGLTASIHDVVGRGIGRKIVERITRIITGRGIYDISALCSENERRTGKYHIPLSDG; this is translated from the exons atggcCGTCACCTGCGCTACCCTCCCCAGTAGagtctccgcctccgcctccgcctccgcctgttTCCCCTTCAGCTATTCCTTAAATCCCAGTCTTAATCCCCAGCCGAAAGCAAGGAAACCCCCTCCACCCATCACCATCTCCGCCAACCCATCCCACGTCGATCCCTTCCAGCTACGGGACCTCCTCGCCGCCGCCAACCACTCTTGCCACCGCTTCCCGGCCCTCACCCCGGACGGCCGAGCCGAGTCTGCCGATCCGGAGAAGCTCCGCGTGGCCCTCCACCACAGTTCCGTTGTTGTCTCTGTCTTCTGCCGATCGAAATTCTTGGCTGAGGACGGCTGCGGCGAAGGCCGCTATGACGTCTCCCCTTTTACCTTCGAGAAATTGTTCGACAGGGTCATGCCTGCAGAGCGGGACCGACGGTTGGTGGGCTTCGGTCGAGCAGTTTCGGACGGTGGATTGACAGCTTCCATTCACGATGTCGTG GGGCGGGGTATCGGACGAAAGATAGTTGAACGAATCACAAG GATTATTACTGGTAGAGGCATATATGATATCTCAGCCTTGTGTTcagaaaatgagag GAGAACAGGAAAATATCACATACCACTTTCTGATGGTTGA
- the LOC135639197 gene encoding GCN5-related N-acetyltransferase 3, chloroplastic-like isoform X3 has product MAVTCATLPSRVSASASASACFPFSYSLNPSLNPQPKARKPPPPITISANPSHVDPFQLRDLLAAANHSCHRFPALTPDGRAESADPEKLRVALHHSSVVVSVFCRSKFLAEDGCGEGRYDVSPFTFEKLFDRVMPAERDRRLVGFGRAVSDGGLTASIHDVVVVPSLQGRGIGRKIVERITRIITGRGIYDISALCSENERRTGKYHIPLSDG; this is encoded by the exons atggcCGTCACCTGCGCTACCCTCCCCAGTAGagtctccgcctccgcctccgcctccgcctgttTCCCCTTCAGCTATTCCTTAAATCCCAGTCTTAATCCCCAGCCGAAAGCAAGGAAACCCCCTCCACCCATCACCATCTCCGCCAACCCATCCCACGTCGATCCCTTCCAGCTACGGGACCTCCTCGCCGCCGCCAACCACTCTTGCCACCGCTTCCCGGCCCTCACCCCGGACGGCCGAGCCGAGTCTGCCGATCCGGAGAAGCTCCGCGTGGCCCTCCACCACAGTTCCGTTGTTGTCTCTGTCTTCTGCCGATCGAAATTCTTGGCTGAGGACGGCTGCGGCGAAGGCCGCTATGACGTCTCCCCTTTTACCTTCGAGAAATTGTTCGACAGGGTCATGCCTGCAGAGCGGGACCGACGGTTGGTGGGCTTCGGTCGAGCAGTTTCGGACGGTGGATTGACAGCTTCCATTCACGATGTCGTG GTTGTCCCTTCTTTACAGGGGCGGGGTATCGGACGAAAGATAGTTGAACGAATCACAAG GATTATTACTGGTAGAGGCATATATGATATCTCAGCCTTGTGTTcagaaaatgagag GAGAACAGGAAAATATCACATACCACTTTCTGATGGTTGA
- the LOC103986053 gene encoding curcumin synthase 2-like, whose protein sequence is MAAIHASRKTTRSEGPATIMAIGTANPPNLYEQSSYADFYFRVTNSEHMQELKQKFQRICDRTMIKRRYMLLTEEILREKPGMCSYMGTSFDERQDIVVEEVPRLAKEAAAKAIKEWGRDKSEITHLLFCSTSGIDMPGADYRLIKLLGLPLTVNRIMLYSQACHMGAQMLRIAKDIAENNRDARVLLVACEVNTLIFRGPDERDIQSLAGQVAFADGAAAVIVGANPIQGVEKPIFEIMSAAEVTVPESDMAVGGQLKQVGLTFHFMRQLPMLIANNLENCLQEAFKPLGITDWNEVFWVSHPGNWGIMDAIEAKLALQKGKLRSSRHVFSEYGNMMGATVLFVMDDVRKRSTVEERTTTGDGLEWGFLCAFGPGLSIETLVLHSVPL, encoded by the exons ATGGCCGCCATCCACGCCTCCCGCAAGACCACAAGATCTGAAGGTCCGGCCACCATCATGGCCATCGGCACCGCCAATCCCCCCAACCTCTACGAGCAGAGCTCTTACGCGGACTTCTACTTCCGGGTGACCAACTCGGAGCACATGCAGGAGCTCAAGCAGAAGTTCCAGCGTATCT GTGACAGGACCATGATCAAGAGGCGTTACATGCTGCTCACGGAGGAGATCCTCAGAGAGAAACCAGGGATGTGCTCTTATATGGGGACCTCCTTCGACGAGCGGCAGGACATCGTGGTGGAAGAGGTGCCGAGGCTCGCCAAGGAAGCCGCCGCCAAGGCCATCAAAGAGTGGGGCCGCGACAAGTCGGAGATCACCCACTTGCTCTTCTGCTCCACTAGCGGCATCGACATGCCCGGCGCCGACTACCGCCTCATCAAGCTCCTCGGCCTCCCGCTGACTGTCAACCGCATCATGCTCTACAGCCAGGCCTGCCACATGGGTGCTCAGATGCTTCGCATCGCCAAGGACATCGCGGAGAACAACAGGGACGCCCGCGTGCTCCTGGTCGCCTGCGAGGTCAACACCCTCATCTTCCGAGGACCGGACGAGCGCGACATCCAGAGCCTGGCAGGCCAGGTCGCGTTTGCCGACGGAGCAGCAGCGGTCATTGTCGGCGCGAATCCAATCCAAGGCGTCGAGAAGCCCATCTTCGAGATCATGTCTGCTGCGGAAGTGACGGTGCCGGAGAGCGACATGGCCGTGGGAGGGCAACTCAAGCAGGTCGGCCTCACCTTCCATTTCATGCGCCAGCTTCCCATGCTCATCGCCAACAACCTAGAGAACTGCCTCCAAGAGGCATTCAAGCCCCTGGGCATCACTGACTGGAACGAGGTCTTCTGGGTTTCGCACCCGGGGAACTGGGGGATCATGGACGCCATCGAGGCCAAGCTGGCGCTCCAGAAAGGGAAGCTCCGCTCCTCGAGACATGTGTTCAGCGAGTACGGGAACATGATGGGCGCCACCGTTCTCTTCGTCATGGACGACGTCAGGAAGCGGTCGACGGTCGAGGAGCGGACAACCACCGGCGACGGGCTCGAGTGGGGATTCCTCTGCGCCTTTGGACCTGGGCTGTCCATTGAGACTCTGGTGCTCCACAGTGTACCGCTCTAG